The Sulfitobacter indolifex genome contains the following window.
TGGACCGCCACTATTACGAGACCCATAAACTGACCATCGCGAAACACCCTTCGGAAACCGATGAGCGGTTGATGGTGCGCCTTGTCGCCTTTGCCCTGAACGCGCATGAGCATTTGGAAATGACCAAGGGGCTGTCCACGGATGATGAACCGGACATCTGGCAAAAAAGCCTAAGTGGCGAGTTGGACGTTTGGGTGACCCTGGGCCTGCCCAGCGAAAAAATCTTACGCCAGTCCTGCAACAAAGCGGCCAAGGTTCTGGTCTACCCCTATGGCGGCAGAACGGCTGAGGTCTGGTGGGATAAGATCAAAAACAGCACCAC
Protein-coding sequences here:
- a CDS encoding YaeQ family protein; this translates as MAQNATIYKVELSVSDMDRHYYETHKLTIAKHPSETDERLMVRLVAFALNAHEHLEMTKGLSTDDEPDIWQKSLSGELDVWVTLGLPSEKILRQSCNKAAKVLVYPYGGRTAEVWWDKIKNSTTRFDNLAVVNLPEGETKALAELAGRAMKLQVMIQDGEVTVNLEDALVSLTLDRWKTAA